Within Rhododendron vialii isolate Sample 1 chromosome 12a, ASM3025357v1, the genomic segment aagagctggctagaatggaggagcaggcagagctgtagttaggaaccctagtttccctccctattgtaatgaaagtactcttatggaggttgtgatgtaataatgggccacactctattttgaagttccaataaaattgtctatttaacgtactcaaaattcggggcgttacatgcaTAGTACCGTTCACAGCACGATGTCGCATAGCACCTACTCCAGGTACCATTAAATACTACTAATCTTTCCCCTAATTAGGAGACACTTTGTACTGGCTAATGCTCTGAGGCTGTTGTGAATGCCCTAGGAAACAAAACAATGTCTTGTTTTCTACCAAAATTTGCAAATAagttttaaattaataataagATGAAATCAAATAACTAAGACGATAAAGAGAAAGGTGAATCGGGACCATTGGAAATTGAGAGAGGTATTCAATTATTGTAGGACAAATTTAGCATAAAAATTTTGTACACTCCACTCACGAACCCACTCTCAATATTTAATTCTACAATAATGAATTCactttttttatcaaaatgttTAAATTTATTCCGgtctttttccaaaaatattttatttaatgaACCGAATTTTTGAGATGTTACAATTTCAATCCTCAATCTAGCGTTTATCGCTCCCAATCCTGGTCCTCATGAATTTTTAGTAATTTGGAAGATTTTTTAAAGACACTTTCTCACTCTCACTTCCGTTTTCGctcaacacacacacattatGTGGGGACTTATCATGCACCTCTGTATTGTCATCTCTTTTGAAGATAGACAGTGGAATCGGTGTCTATCAGCCTACGTTCTAGAAGGATTTGGGCAGGCCATCTGCCTTTTTTACGTTTCACATTTTATTTGAGATATGAAGGTGAAATTGATCAGACTAGGGGTAGTTAGCTTTCAAATTTCTTCTACCTAGTTGTTGGTTGTGAAAGTATTCGACAAGTAACAGTTTATACTTTGTACACTGACGGTTTTAaccttttttccccttaattGATAATAATAACAAGGTGTACAGTTTCAACTAAATTAGTTATTCTTGAAGACACTGGGTATTTGTTAATTACCAATCAAAGAATTTATATTAGTATCTGATTTCAGACCAATCCATTAGCAAAGACATCAACTTCCTCCTCCACTTTGTAGGTTTTAAATCCACAACCTCGAAGCATTCAGGTGTAGTTACACAACCACGAAAAGGAACGCCTCGATTTATGTGAGCTTAACCTTTTTCACATGCGCTTTTCGGCtttattttattcaattttttactTAACAAATGAAGGAGTTCACAAAAAAGAACGTAAattgaggaaaaagaaaataaatcacACTCACcaactaaaaaatatataaaaatctTGAAATAAATAGCGAATATTGGGAATCAATTTTTTCCACCCAGCTTGTTTCATCCGcactttctttttctatatatatgcaTGGTTTGCTTTCTAAGTTCATAATATTGTCATTTCATCATTTTCTGTTTGAACACATGAAATAGAAAAGTTGTAAAAGTTATGTAGTACTCCATTCGTCCCAAATTGAGAGTCCCTTTTGGGAATTTCAACTATTTAAGGGAACATATAATGATTACATCTACATTCAAATTTAATGTCTATCATTTTCACCATTATCCCTATATTCTACCTGCTTCACCAAGTTTctccttctttttttggaaaaaggacCATTATTTTGGAATAAcccaaataaaataatgaaCTCTCTcaattaggaacggagggagtaatatacgTAAATACTCTACAAacaaacactactacaataaaaaacggtaaaaaagaaaaagaaaaaaaaaggaagagagtgTAAAGTGGTTCGATTAATTTTTCACCCACCCGGGTAACTTGCCTGAGATATTTTCACGCGCTCCACATGTCCCAAGAAAGAAAGTGGAAGAATAATTCCACACAACACAACCGTTTCGAGCTCAGTAGCCTTATTTTTCTATGATGCCCCAATGTGGTATTGGGGCATGATGCCCCCATTTAATATGGGCCTTTAGATCAAGTTTTAGGTGAATCTGAGcccttggatcaaaaccactccCAAAAAGTATGGtggttttgccttttttttcagaaaaaaacgTTATTATACTTACCATGAACACTGGCTCTACTTACCATAGTTTATGCTGACATTTACTACAAAATATTGTATACTTACCACAATAAAAGACTACACTTCAACGTTTTTGCCCTTCCACTCTCTAACTTGTTCTCTAGGTAGCCGGTTTggcaggaaaataattttttttgcggAAAAATGTACCTTTttgcaagaatttttttaattattgaaaatttataaGTTCAGACCACTTTTTGTCATATTCACCctactttttttcattttcctaatCATTTGTGTAATAGACTATCAAATATTAGGTGAAAATATAAATTTCATTtaataatatttaatttgtaaacaaatttttcataacaaaattttcaaaactaaatatttaagccaaaaattgccttgattttagattcatgttgttaatatattttattacattatttttaattaaaaagtattttacaaatattattGAGAAAACATTTAttcatttattgttttgaataacttacaattaatgttgttaatatattccattaaatttttactttgtgtatatatgtttcttataacaatttttttaaaataataaatataaaccatattattttaataatctcctaattatatttaaattatttatttgaaaTGATTTCTGCAATTGATTAACGTGATACTGTAACAATTAGTAATGATTGACTATAGTAGCCGGAGTTATTGGCCAATTGTATTAATGCTATATTAATGGTTGAGCATTAATACAATTGGCTAAAATGAATTGGTTAATGTAGATTGATAGTGATCATGTCATTAGTAGATGACATGATGGTGATCATGTCATATTCAATGAGTGATAATTGACTATAGTAGCTAGAGTCATTGGCCAATTGTATTAACGTTATAGTAATGGTTGAGCATTAATACAATTGGCTAAAATGAATTGGTTAATGTAGGTTGATAGTGATCATGTCATTAGTAGATGTAATAGTTAACAATAGTGTTGGTTGTGATCAATGAGTGAATGCTACCATTAGCTAATGTATGAGTAACCACTAACTATTGATCCATAATGGTCATTCCATTACTTagttttattaatcattgaggTATTATGCTTTAATTACAAGGTAATACAAATTAAGTAGAACTAAGTGACATTAAATTTGTTATGTTAGTTACCTTTTTAACTACCTTTATTATGATCCATTAGTTACGTTACATAAATTCATACTTACTCATCATTAATGTCACACTTACCATAGAATAAGGCTACGCATACTGCAAAATAAGGCTACGCATACTGCAACAACTGATCATTGTGACCACCATGACATTCGGTTGTTACTTCATGATGTGAATATCCCACGGTTTATgctagtacttactttttgaaaatgatacacTTATTACATATTCAGACTTTTTTGCCAACTTCTTTGGTGCAACAAATCTAAAGTCTTGCTTACCATCCTTACCATAGTATAAGGCCACGCTTACCACAAAAATGATCAAACTTACTAATTAGTAACAATTACTTACCAAtataaattagaaaaatatattgTGATTTGTGATAATACATACCTCTAGTTATATCAATATATCAAAGAGTAGTATCTCTATTACGAAACAATAAAATTTCTGCTATTATCTCTTGATGCGATCATACCACGATTTTTGCTACGTACTACTTAAGAAAGCTTGTTTTAGATGTCATTCTAAGATCATTCTGTGTTAAGTATGTCCAGTTTGAAGTCAATACATCCAGTATTCGTGATAAGTATATTTATTGATATGGTAAGTAGCTTCAGTTGCCAAGAATTTTCTTCCCAAGTCTATGTTTAGTACATTCAATTTCAAGTAAATACATACAGTATTTACGGTAAGTACGTTCATTAACTTGGTAAGTACCTTCAATTTATGGAAtacccaccaaaatggtaggaTATCTCTCCATTTATCAACACTGATATATATTAATAGTTAGCAGCAGTAAATACACCAACAAGGTCAACCAAAACAGAAAATtcatcaaaagattcaaaacaaagaaaagccaAGGCATCGCATTTACCAACATTcatcaaaacaaagaagaacCACAATGTCACCCACCATTATTTCCCAATGTAAGTATTCAATTCATCTTATAAAATTAACTACTCCACACAAGTGTGAAAAAGAATATGTATTACAAGAAACGTTTCAACCACTACCAGGACTACACAGAATGTTACTCAACATAAGGATTCATAAATTCATTTAACACAATCTACAACTCCCAGGACTAACGGACCGCCAAAGTAATGACCGCTTCCCCAACCACCGGTATTGATCTTGCCCAATGAAAGCCTTCGCCTGTAGGAGCTCGCTCTTTAATTATTGGACCGTCTATATGCTGAAGTTTCCTAAATGGACAAAGTAAACAAAGCCCAAATCAAGAAAAATTCCTTCAGATGTTGAATATTCAACAATAAAAGGAGAGAAATTACCATACACCGACTCTTTTAATAAGCAACAAATCTGCCATTCGTTTGTGAAAGAAATAATCCGATATGATGGTCATCTGCTCATGTCTAAATCCCAATCGCAACTACAATACCACCAAGCTAAAGGGAGTTTAAGTTCTTTGTAACTATAAGCTACGTTGGTAAAAATTCTCTTACAACTAAGTAATTTTTCCACTCCAACCATTGGGTGCTTGAATGGTAACTTCAGTAACAAATTCATTCAAGCATATTGTCGCACAATGGATAGGCaggaacagaaaaaaaaattactacatgTAGATTAGTTTCAATGATTCACAAGCCATACTTTTAAATTTTGACATAGCTACCTCAGTTGCCCCAAGAGAAGATAATCCCTGAGAGCAaatggaaaaatttcaaaatagcccCCAACCTTTACActaaaattcaattagactcccaacattttaaaaacttcaattttactcccaatgttatattccgttaatcaaaatgcCTCCTTCCGTCTGAATGACTAACAGATTCCGTTAAAAGCTCCGTTAAATAGCGtctcgatcgaatttcaataatccgagccgcttaatgtgttcaaaacgtgattttaaggttactcactagaaatcagcaaaaaaaaaagatcgggaagggtttgatctgaacagttttttattgaactattcaataaaaaactgttcagatcaaacccttttcggtcttttttttttgctgatttcactcgggtacctttaaaatcacgttttaatcatattgaatggctcggatcattgaaattcgatttGGAAAGGGGAGGTGTGGATCGAtccggattttgttcaagtccgGACGTTCGAATTTTGCTTCGGTCGGCACcttcccttttccgattgaatttcgatgatccgagtcgctcaatgtgattaaaacatgattttaagggtacctatgagaaattaacaaaaaaaatgaccagaaaatgcttgatttgaacaatttcttattaaactattcaataaaaaactgttcagatgaagcccttcgcggtcatttttttttgctgatttcttccaaagtatccttaaaattacattttgaaaacattgagcggctcggatcatcaaaattcaatcgggtcGATATTTAACGGAGTCTTTAACGGAATCCGTTAGTCATTTGGACGGAAgggggcgttttgattaacggaataTAACGTTAGgagtaaaattaaaatttttaaaagattgagagtctaattaaattttggtgtaAAAGTTGGgggctattttgaaattttcccagaGCAAATCAAACAATTAGTGGGGAATCACCGGGGTGCCAACATATTCTACATGGGTTACCTTTCACACACacggagagatagagagagaggtgtcGAAGGATAGAGAGACGTACCGAGAGGAGAAAGTGAGGGATCAACCGGAGAAAGAGTGGCATAAACGGGCTCTGTGGAGGAGCTATGGAGGAGATATAGAGACGTGAGGCGTGGTCGCATGAGGAGATGGAGGaatcgcaaaaaaaaattagggctttttttaatgtttttagtAACCGGTTTAGAAGgttagagggagagagagtggggcATGGATCCAATGGTTGggattaaaagaaaaagatcaaGGGTTCAGAAAAAACAggggcatgatgccccaataCCGCCTTGGGCATCACAGCCGAAGCCGAGGCAGCCTGAGCTCCTTCTTTCTTTACAAGTACTTTTTTGTTCGTGAGTGtttgggagaaaaaaaattggcaaaaaaaatattcttaaagTGTATATGAACTGTTCAGTGGATCTGAGTAGTGTATCTGAGCAGTTTATATACACTTTAAGGGCATTTTCTTTGCAACTAGcgtttctcttctttttctcgaGTAGAGTAGAGTACTAGGGTTTGCCTCATTCCCCTTCTCCGGAAGGGAAGGAATCAACGCAGGCATTATACTCCAACACCATTGCCATTTGTTTGCATCgtcattaatcaaatcaaatgcaAAAGGATATTGTAAGAGCAGCAGCATTGCCATTTCTCCCCGATTTCTcactagtactactactacttttttctcacaaacacaaacacacacgaATATATATACTATGTCGATGATGCATCTCTGATTTGACgttttacttattttccatGGGTTTAGTTTGGATATCAGGATATCATTTGTGGGTTTCGTTTTGAAGTTTGTACTACTCCGTCTCCGTATATAGCCTTTGAATAGGTAAGTTGAAATACATGAGAATCATGAGATTGGTTTGTATTGTTGAGGAAATGTTGATGACATTGGTTTTTGTATGGATTACTCGACACCTGCGAGAAAGCTGGCCCGACTACGTTGAGTTATCCAAAAGAAAATATGTCAAATATCCCCGTATACAACACATATGACTGTTTGCTTAACAAGACTCTTTTAATTCATGATTTGCAACCATGGATGGAGCGCTGAGAAAGTGAGCTACAATTTCTGGTTGCATGTAACAAACAACTTTCATTCTAAATTTTAGACGGTCTATTATTAGGTAAGTTATGGACGACTTAGTTCCCTTATTCTTTCCAGGGTATAATAGGTTTCTTATCCTCGTGTTGAAGGAATATTGGCTTTCCTTGTATTGTATTTATTGGGTACAATGAATATAGCTTGTCCGTCTTCACTCGATCATTTCTTTCGTAAGAGATCGAGATTCACCTTCTTTCCCTCCTATACTTTGGAGATGAACTTAGTTACGTGCATTGCTTACTCTGCtcatttctgaattttttgttttctctatgTGTCTTCCATACAGTTCTAATAGGAATTTGGTAAGCTTAATAGGTTTATAGTTATTGGCCGACCTTATTCTTGCCTTCTTTAAGTCCACTTCAGCGTATGCTTGATATCGAGTTTCCTCTCTACGTGTGCACTCGCTTGCGCGCACGTGTgtgtttgtatgtgtgtgtatgtgagagagagagagtatgtgtATGcgtgttcttttttgtttctctggTACTTTGGAAGATGTgtaagggcttttttttttggtacttcggaagaTGTGTATGGGTGTTCTAGTGCTTATATATATCGCAACTATTTCGACTTGTACTGTCATCTTCGTAAtctcttattttgttaaaagttgtattttttcctttcatcaCCATCAGAGCTACTCTTGCATTTTGAGTTCTATGTCTACCTTTCATAGTTCTTTTGGAACTTTTGTAATGCATTGATAAATCTCTTGAGTATTGAAGTCAAGATCCTTGGTCAACTTATGTGCATTCTAGTTCACTAGTGATTTTTAAGGATCATGAGTCCATGACATTCACCTGTTCCTAACTGCGTTATCAAAATTTAAGAAGTATGACATTTTCCTGTTCGTAAACTGCTTTGTTGAAATAAATCCTAATTACGTTGAAGTTCTTATCATGTTGAACACCACTTGACAATTGCTGACAGAGTTGAAAGAACGTGAACATTCAACTTCATCAAGAAAGGTCAATAGACCTACCAACCTCGGGCCTTAGACACGGTTTCTTTAGTTAGTTGTGCTGAAGTgaccaaaaatcaaacttaagTAAGTTTAAATTCCATTTTTTAGAAGGGGAATGGCTGTGCAGTGGGTTCTGGATCCATAAGAGCTAAGAACTAGATCATCTATAGCTCTAAGTCTCTAATTGAAGTACTTGCAGATATCATCTTAATTTGAATTGACACCTCCCTTGTCATAAGTTGCTTTGGCAGTTTGACATTACTTAAGGAGTTCTACGTATCTATTATGTTGTCTTATTACTAGTTGGGACCACattatccttttctttttttttttaatcgggaCCTCATTTTCCTGGATCAACCATGAAGTGCAAAGGTTTTCTTGGTATCATCCTAGTAGCTTCCTGTCTAATTTCGATATGTGATATCTTAGAGGCCTATAACTTTCTCCATTTGCAGAGATAAATGAATTAACGTTTTTCCTGTTATGATCACTTCTTGAAATAGAAAATTTACTTTCCAATGACTAGTATATTTTTGCGTGCAATGTTTTCATTCTTATTGTGTGCTTGTTTCTTGTATGATAATTAATTGGGATTCTTCGTTGTTAACACACTCTCCTTGAACTGATACCTTGTCACAAAAACAGCTATGCCGCCAAATGATTTTAGGAAGAAGAGTGCTTGTGGAAATGCTCCTGAATTTGGAGCTATCTTCATGTCAAACCGGAGTACAATAAAAGAGTGTTTTGAGAGAAAACTATTTGGTCTTCCACATGCTTTTGCTGAGTTTGTGAAAGAAGTCAAAGCTGGAatgattttatttctttttgagtATCAGCAGAAAAAACTTTATGGTGTTTTTGGGGCTGTGTCTGATGGAAGAATGGATATTGTACCCCATGCGTATCATTCAACCGGGAAAAAGTTCCGTGCACAGGTAATGCTTGTTGGTTCTACCATATTATCTTGTTTTCTTGCCAGGTTCATTCTTTCATGCTTTCCAATTGGTTTATAGTTGTTATATAATACCTTCAGGTAATGTGAAGCAATGAACATTGTTGCTTTGAGCTGTAacctttttccccttttcaaaTCTAGTTTATCTCAATTCTGCAGGTTTTGCCTGTCCAGGTTTCTTTTACTGTTATTTGGAATTGTTGTCCACTTTCTGAACCTGATTTTTGTGACGCGATTAGAGAGAATTACTTTACAGAGCAGAAGTTCAACATTGGTCTGTCTAAATATCAGGTTTTATCTTAATCACATCTCTTTAATTAGAATCTAAGCATATTAGTTTGGTAAAGGTTCATGCCCTTGTTCTGGggaaatgacggccaaggatgtgttttgataaataatacCTGCCAAAGAcatttcagcattaacaattgttctcagcatgtccttggcgggtattaattatcaaaacatgtcctgggccgtcattttccccgtTCTTTACATGTTGAAAGGCTACTCTTCTTATTTCACTCTACAACGGTTATATTCAGAAATCTTTGAGCAAAAAGCAAGTCAAGAAAAAGGCACTCTAATGCTACGGTTAAAGTATATACCTCCCTAGATTCTACAGAGGATTCCGTGGTTGAAAGTCAGGCTACTAAATTAGTGGATGTTCCCCAGACACTGAATGAAAGGACTTCTCATTTTAAGCCCACTGGAACCAGCAACCTTTTTACCTCTTTGCATGAAAATATCACTCCCTCTAGTGATGCAATAGCAAGCTCATGTTTTTCTGAATGTCAACCAGTCCCATTGGAAAGAGAATCAGAGTGCATAGGTGTCTCTTCTTATACAACTTCATCAGGCCTTGGCGATTACATACCTTTGTCTTCCCCTGAACAGTTCGAACCAACAGAGATTGCGCAAGCTTTCTCAGAGGCTACCTGTGATGGTCATAAAGATTTGTCCTTGGCTGAAGCATGTATATTTCCAATGTCTTTTGGAGTGAGGGATTCAACTCAGCCATCCTCTGTACACAAGGCAGATGGAGGTCAATGTGATGAAAGCTCTCCAGCTCATCAAAGTAACAGCTATCCAAGGGTCAAGGGCCTATATTCTGATATTCCAGACAAAAAAGGTAGTGCGTTTAAATTTTGAGTCTAAAGCTTCTTTGGAAAAGAATGAAGACAACTCGGAAGTGACTGAATCAATTCATgaaattatgaaaaagttgcaaaagtctcacaaaaattgggaaaaagcaAATCGGAAAACTAAAAGTGTCGTACATGGAATAGGAGATAGAACCCTGGAAAACAGATCTAGTGTGTTTTCTCGCTTAAGTACTGGTTTGGGAGATGTACAAAGAAAGGATGTCAAGAACTGGAATACTTGGAGGCATGAAACTGGGGCCAAAGTCCATGAAGATGGTGAGGTGTGTGGTTGTTCTTCTGAAAATAGGCAGAAGAAGAGAAGATTGGTTAGTCTTGTTCTTAGACACGAGTTAGACGTCGACGATAAAATACGCCATAGGTGGTGTCCGGAAGTTTAGATGCAACCTCAGGAAAGTTCTGCTGGCAAAGAGAAAGGTGGAAGTTGGGAAGGTTCAACCAGAAGTGATAAAAGTGGTGATAATGAGATTGGGTTTCCTCCAAAGGACATAGTATTATCTGTCATACCCGACCACCAGTGATGGGAAAGGTGAAGAGCAAGGAAGGGGCTTGACCAACATGGATTTGATGCCGGGAAAGGAAGATGGTTCCATAGCCAACTGTTTTAACGAGGTGGACACGAAACCTTTGAAGACATACCAACGTCGTCGTCGGGTTGCGATACTGAGCTGGTTTCTCTTGTCAATATTGAAACTGGCAATGTTATGTGCTGAAGAACTGGTTATTGCCAAAGTGTGCTGAAATCTCTACGTATTGAGGAAGTGTTTTTTGAAGGAAATTGGGGAAGGGAAGCATCTTTATTATTCTAGTTTAGGCATGAGTGTAAACGAAAGAAGtttgtagggacaaataagTTCCAATAGGAATTAGAATGAAAATAGAATTCCACAAGTAGTTATAGGGTAGGAACATAATAGGATCCTTGCAGCTTGTGATGATACATCTGAAGTACAGTAATTGGTTGGTACAACGCACTTTGGGCGACATCCTTCTCGTTACACTATTCTGGTTGATTGAACAAGATTTCGTGTCCCCTGACTTTGTTCGTTTGGTAAATATATTTGCTCGGTGTTTGCAAATTCTGTCCATGCATGTAAATCAGTTGGCACTGAATCAAATGTGATCTTCTGCTGAAATTCTTAGACTGGTTGAATAGATATGCATTACTCCCATAACTAATATCACTCCGGTTTCAATACGGCCTCACACTGCTAAACATTGGATGGGACTGTTTTACCTCCCACATTACATTAGGATTGCCAGCAGCATCCTTCCCCAATTGTGTGCAAGCAAGGTGCCTAATTCAGTGGTGGATTGATCCGTCTTGTCTGTGAGGTTTATGCGGTTGTTGGTTCAACACCCCAACCTCCTGAAAAAACATCATCGGTCATGCTCGTCTCTATGATTGGCTCTTCAATACACTACTAGAACTTAATTGCAGTATAATCTCGTCTCAGTAATAAAAAGTCCTATCAAAAAAGCGAAGAATGTTGAGGAAAATCTAACACTAGCTCCTTCCTCTTCGTAATAGATTACTACCAGATTCTTCTTTAGTGAACTCCTAGTATAATCTCATCTCATAATAATGTTTGTTACTTGCGGtgagtttgtttttatttgtagtATTAAAACAGTAAT encodes:
- the LOC131311028 gene encoding B2 protein-like isoform X1, producing the protein MPPNDFRKKSACGNAPEFGAIFMSNRSTIKECFERKLFGLPHAFAEFVKEVKAGMILFLFEYQQKKLYGVFGAVSDGRMDIVPHAYHSTGKKFRAQVLPVQVSFTVIWNCCPLSEPDFCDAIRENYFTEQKFNIGLSKYQVLS
- the LOC131311028 gene encoding B2 protein-like isoform X2 encodes the protein MPPNDFRKKSACGNAPEFGAIFMSNRSTIKECFERKLFGLPHAFAEFVKEVKAGMILFLFEYQQKKLYGVFGAVSDGRMDIVPHAYHSTGKKFRAQVSFTVIWNCCPLSEPDFCDAIRENYFTEQKFNIGLSKYQVLS